One genomic window of Streptomyces sp. NBC_01276 includes the following:
- a CDS encoding TrkA family potassium uptake protein produces MHIVIMGCGRVGSALAQTLEQQGHTVAVVDQDPTAFRRLGASFGGRRVTGVGFDQDTLREAGIEDAGAFAAVSSGDNSNIIAARVAREMFGVENVAARIYDPKRAEVYQRLGIPTVATVRWTADQMLRRLLPSGAEPLWRDPSGGVQLAEVHTSAAWIGHKVSKLQEETGVRVAFLTRLGEAMLPTSQTVLQEGDLVHVMMRTDEIDKVEAAFAEGPEEAHA; encoded by the coding sequence GTGCACATCGTCATTATGGGCTGCGGAAGAGTGGGCTCCGCCCTCGCGCAGACCCTGGAACAGCAGGGGCATACGGTCGCGGTCGTCGACCAGGACCCCACCGCATTCCGCCGGCTCGGGGCTTCCTTCGGCGGCCGCCGGGTCACCGGGGTCGGCTTCGACCAGGACACCCTGCGGGAGGCCGGGATCGAGGACGCGGGCGCCTTCGCCGCGGTCAGCAGTGGTGACAATTCCAACATCATCGCCGCCCGCGTGGCCCGGGAGATGTTCGGCGTCGAGAACGTCGCCGCCCGCATCTACGACCCCAAGCGCGCGGAGGTCTACCAGCGCCTCGGCATCCCCACCGTCGCGACCGTGCGGTGGACCGCCGACCAGATGCTGCGGCGCCTCCTGCCCTCGGGTGCCGAGCCGCTGTGGCGCGACCCCAGCGGCGGTGTGCAGCTCGCGGAGGTGCACACCTCCGCCGCCTGGATCGGGCACAAGGTGAGCAAGCTCCAGGAGGAGACGGGCGTGCGTGTCGCGTTCCTCACCCGCCTGGGCGAGGCGATGCTGCCGACTTCGCAGACGGTCCTGCAGGAGGGCGACCTCGTCCACGTGATGATGCGCACGGACGAGATCGACAAGGTTGAGGCGGCCTTCGCCGAGGGG